The Leadbettera azotonutricia ZAS-9 genome has a window encoding:
- a CDS encoding ATP-binding protein, whose protein sequence is MIIERSIKADIEEKLLSGKAIVIFGARQVGKTTLLHDLFDKRNDVMWLSGDDAATIALFEDVTAQKFNSVVGQNLILVIDEAQRIQNIGLKLKIIHDKFKTKFQIIATGSSSFDLANEINEPMTGRKWTYKMFPLSFAEMVFHTNLIEEQMNLENRLLYGYYPDVVNNPGDERAILKELANDNLYKDIFKWENIKKPLVFEKLVRALALQIGSQVSINELSNLCNADNKTIERYIRLLEQSFVIFRLGSFSTNLRSELKSSAKYYFYDVGIRNAVIGAFDTVAIRQDIGHLFENFIIAELAKKLMPQSVGSFGYFWRTTQQQEVDFVTESGRNITAYEIKWNPNTKVHIPKTFIEKYNPSVKFINRENFYEVLAHTPMG, encoded by the coding sequence ATGATTATAGAACGTAGTATAAAAGCAGATATCGAGGAAAAGCTACTTTCCGGAAAGGCTATTGTGATATTTGGAGCGCGCCAGGTAGGTAAGACTACATTACTTCACGATTTATTTGATAAACGAAATGATGTGATGTGGCTAAGCGGAGATGACGCAGCTACTATCGCACTGTTTGAAGATGTTACTGCGCAAAAATTCAATTCCGTAGTTGGGCAAAATTTGATTTTGGTGATCGATGAAGCCCAAAGAATCCAAAATATAGGGCTAAAACTCAAGATTATTCATGATAAATTCAAAACCAAATTTCAGATCATTGCCACTGGATCCAGTTCGTTTGATTTGGCAAATGAGATTAATGAACCAATGACCGGCAGAAAATGGACATACAAAATGTTTCCGCTGTCGTTTGCAGAAATGGTCTTTCATACGAATCTCATAGAAGAACAAATGAATTTGGAAAACAGGCTGCTCTATGGGTACTACCCGGATGTGGTAAACAATCCGGGAGACGAGCGGGCTATATTGAAAGAACTTGCAAATGACAATCTGTACAAAGACATATTTAAATGGGAAAATATAAAGAAACCTCTTGTTTTTGAGAAATTGGTAAGGGCATTGGCATTGCAGATTGGCTCACAAGTCAGCATCAATGAGTTATCTAATCTATGCAATGCCGATAACAAAACCATTGAACGGTATATTCGTTTGCTGGAACAATCATTTGTAATATTCAGGCTTGGCAGTTTTAGCACAAATCTGCGTAGTGAATTAAAATCTTCCGCAAAATATTATTTCTACGATGTCGGTATCCGCAACGCAGTAATTGGCGCATTTGATACGGTAGCAATCAGGCAGGATATTGGGCATCTATTCGAGAATTTTATTATCGCAGAACTGGCAAAAAAACTTATGCCCCAATCAGTTGGCTCATTTGGTTACTTTTGGCGTACAACCCAGCAGCAGGAAGTTGATTTTGTTACTGAGTCCGGGAGAAATATTACTGCATACGAAATCAAATGGAATCCGAATACCAAAGTTCATATACCCAAGACATTTATCGAAAAATACAATCCTTCTGTGAAGTTCATCAACAGGGAGAATTTTTATGAGGTCCTTGCGCATACTCCGATGGGGTAA
- a CDS encoding PrsW family glutamic-type intramembrane protease: MASIIVLLLSAVLPIVAFLLFIYLRDTQKEPLKPLMLCLLFGFLSSIPAVIIELLIGLGNTFASPLSSAIYDAFPGAAIPEELLKFLVLYLFVFKKPYFDQNYDGIVYAVFVSLGFAMAENISYVLQNGIGTALLRAIFSVPGHGLFAISMGYFFSLGRFSSIDKKKWYLFLSLFIPIIFHGTYDFLLFYISGGIDNTAIILLMFFALIALMIFMWKFALKRMEKYIIMDKNP, from the coding sequence ATGGCGTCTATTATTGTTTTATTATTGTCGGCTGTTTTGCCCATCGTCGCCTTTCTTTTGTTTATCTATTTAAGGGATACCCAAAAAGAGCCTTTGAAACCTTTGATGCTATGCTTGCTTTTCGGTTTTTTATCGAGCATCCCGGCTGTAATTATTGAGCTATTAATCGGTTTGGGGAACACATTCGCATCCCCGCTTTCCTCTGCCATCTATGATGCGTTCCCTGGTGCGGCAATCCCGGAGGAACTGTTGAAATTTCTGGTACTCTATTTATTTGTTTTCAAGAAACCATATTTTGACCAAAATTATGATGGCATAGTTTATGCCGTATTCGTGTCTTTGGGATTCGCAATGGCCGAAAATATTTCATATGTGTTGCAAAATGGCATTGGGACTGCGCTATTAAGAGCGATATTTTCTGTTCCCGGACACGGCCTGTTTGCAATATCCATGGGTTATTTTTTCTCTCTGGGAAGGTTTTCAAGCATAGACAAAAAAAAATGGTATTTGTTCCTTAGCTTGTTCATCCCGATAATTTTTCATGGAACATATGACTTCCTTCTTTTTTATATATCCGGGGGAATTGACAATACAGCCATCATTTTATTAATGTTTTTTGCGTTAATTGCATTGATGATATTTATGTGGAAATTCGCACTTAAAAGAATGGAGAAATATATTATTATGGATAAAAACCCATGA
- a CDS encoding response regulator, with protein sequence MYKVVLAEDEPAAAEHIQDIIKLYCPQFELVIGDNGKAGLDLARQHRPDLLLTDIRMPQMDGLELIRALHEELPDIKTMILSGYQDFEYARTALQCGAIEYLLKPISPSTLQTALERAIPLIKKTIEEKRFALLKMLLNQEAPDPAQLRRYFPASAYSAGICRKNGLPSRFFKNLNQPLLFQNQRVQSDEDEKTGETLLALKGRDEMESIYLAPGNALLNGSRTVEFMDTENSLPGYTTAVLWSQVFQIEEFPRIIAALYTTLDTRLVIGKSQSISAGGNNQVTRPKNPSPNTEMDQALKHYLKEHKTGLIQKLLNDWLDEWEKEGQGQLFVEESVRLFIERVNHAENSPGENLELLIANAFSQAACYGDLKESLALILEKLLPSQEERIDKIDTPEFFNLIKQYVDAHSAEDLSLESTCRHFGISQTYLSRLFRKYTDLSFLNYLTIARVEKAKTYLLNEGTLIRDAAVMAGFNDPLYFSRVFRSITGFTPSEYAQGPHKNSPC encoded by the coding sequence ATGTACAAAGTAGTACTCGCCGAGGACGAGCCTGCGGCAGCCGAACATATACAGGACATCATCAAGCTTTATTGTCCCCAGTTTGAACTGGTGATCGGCGACAACGGAAAAGCCGGCCTTGACCTCGCAAGGCAGCACCGCCCCGATCTTCTCCTGACAGATATCAGGATGCCCCAGATGGACGGCCTTGAATTGATCCGCGCCCTCCACGAAGAACTTCCGGACATCAAAACCATGATCCTGAGCGGCTACCAGGATTTTGAATATGCCCGCACCGCCCTGCAGTGCGGCGCCATCGAATACCTTTTAAAGCCTATTTCGCCATCTACCCTGCAGACAGCCCTGGAACGGGCAATCCCGCTCATCAAAAAAACCATCGAAGAAAAAAGATTCGCCCTCCTTAAAATGCTTCTTAACCAGGAGGCTCCGGACCCCGCGCAGCTCAGGCGATACTTTCCTGCCTCCGCATATTCAGCCGGGATATGCCGCAAAAACGGGCTTCCCAGCCGCTTTTTCAAAAACCTTAACCAGCCCCTGCTTTTCCAAAACCAAAGGGTCCAATCCGATGAAGACGAAAAAACAGGCGAAACCCTGCTGGCGCTTAAAGGCAGGGACGAAATGGAAAGCATCTACCTCGCCCCAGGCAATGCCCTGCTGAATGGCAGCAGAACTGTGGAATTCATGGATACTGAAAACAGCCTCCCCGGGTATACCACAGCCGTCCTGTGGTCTCAAGTCTTTCAGATTGAGGAATTCCCCAGAATAATCGCAGCCCTCTATACTACCTTGGACACCCGCCTTGTGATTGGAAAATCCCAAAGCATCTCCGCAGGGGGCAACAACCAGGTTACCAGGCCCAAAAACCCGTCCCCCAACACTGAAATGGATCAGGCCCTGAAGCATTACCTGAAAGAGCACAAAACCGGCCTCATTCAAAAATTGCTTAATGACTGGCTTGATGAATGGGAAAAAGAAGGGCAAGGACAGCTTTTTGTGGAAGAATCCGTGCGCCTGTTTATTGAACGAGTAAACCATGCGGAAAACAGCCCCGGTGAAAACCTCGAACTCCTCATCGCCAACGCCTTTTCCCAGGCCGCCTGTTACGGGGATCTCAAAGAAAGCCTCGCCCTGATTCTCGAAAAGCTCCTCCCCTCCCAGGAAGAGAGGATTGACAAAATCGACACCCCCGAATTCTTTAATTTGATAAAGCAGTATGTCGATGCCCATTCAGCAGAAGACCTCAGCCTCGAATCAACTTGCAGGCATTTCGGCATTTCCCAAACCTATCTAAGCCGCCTCTTCCGCAAATACACGGACCTCTCATTCCTGAATTACCTCACCATAGCCCGTGTCGAAAAGGCAAAAACCTATCTGCTGAACGAGGGCACCCTCATACGGGACGCCGCAGTGATGGCAGGCTTCAACGACCCCTTGTATTTCAGCAGGGTCTTCCGCTCCATCACCGGGTTTACCCCATCGGAGTATGCGCAAGGACCTCATAAAAATTCTCCCTGTTGA
- a CDS encoding alpha-amylase family glycosyl hydrolase, which yields MEFHIRQEVRKECGIEDSLFSLTGNVVLTDVKQVRALTVKLNSRVDGAAHPELIVKAGQLNAMGLIDEILHYMVALYREQVQSDVFDSALERINQNLGARDADGMLHTFGMLFPPKKVYTGKASVEQYLEESEDGESCRSLSLEELMLLALANLNPAFKPFFFLFGDTDLRLKTVYPGAIEELKAHFAELPVFGPEGMNLWDLLRAPALAHPDSLTAQLEFMRKRWGLLISKYMGRLLTSLDVIKEEDKPFFGGPGPTQVMEFGWMENEYEHFSPDQEWMPRTVLMAKSTLVWLYQLTRKYHREIARLDQIPDEELDELSRRGFTGLWLIGLWERSNASKTVKQWTGNPEAAASAYSLHDYDIAEELGGWGALQNLRERCYRRGVRLGSDMVPNHTGLDSRWVMENPDRFLQLKFPPYPTYTFNGGNLSNREGVGIYLEDHYYNRTDAAVVFKRVDFHSGDTRYIYHGNDGTSMPWNDTAQIDFLNPEAREAVIRTIIGVCQQFSIVRFDAAMTLAKRHIQRLWYPEPGHGGDIASRSEHALASAEFNRRIPNEFWREVVDRCATEAPHTLLLAEAFWMMEGYFVRTLGMHRVYNSAFMNMLKNEENAKYRATIKNTLEFDPEVLKRFVNFMNNPDEDTAVAQFGKGDKYFGIATLLVTMPGLPMFGHGQIEGFEEKYGMEYRRSYRDEKPDQYLIDRHEREIFPLMKKRHVFSGSADFCLYDLVNPEGSINENVFAYSNRAGGDMALVFYNNAYGRASGWIRRGAVSIPQKDGTSRQDSLCEALSLHGEDRFFTIFREQRAGLWYVRSSKEIAERGLFVGLNGYEAQAFLDIHEAEDVPGAEAGSWNGRWARLNFELNGRGVKDLEAALLDIYLGELYAPFNLFFKPERMEQLSRFFTPGSSAAETEEEARNAQAKKAEFVDYFKQPVLAFADTAAKYLAGIKGGYEAFKTENEYAPPEQSWAGFSAYLERLILMAETEEGKDIAARPQVAVLVLGYGVLTLLRSILGKGSNGEEAARLADHWQLVRKLRECWEKLGVSADEARRIAALARMVLARTSPADPSLYAGALKADELAAALVLENYDADDFRQALAVNRFEDITWFNKEAFEETISRSSLFLIPEAAIAFGDSGEDTSEKWKKRAGVISAAARSLLKAEKASGYRLEELPGVLSGAGTKQGKAAPKPAKTAGKGAKKAEPKKTKPKKR from the coding sequence ATGGAATTCCACATCAGGCAGGAGGTCAGGAAGGAATGCGGCATCGAGGACAGCCTTTTTTCCCTCACAGGCAATGTGGTCCTGACGGACGTGAAGCAGGTCCGGGCTCTGACGGTGAAGCTCAATTCGAGGGTGGATGGGGCTGCGCATCCTGAGCTGATTGTGAAGGCCGGGCAGCTCAACGCTATGGGGCTTATAGACGAGATTCTGCACTATATGGTGGCCCTTTACCGGGAGCAGGTCCAGTCCGATGTTTTTGATTCGGCTCTGGAACGAATAAACCAGAATTTGGGTGCTCGAGATGCCGATGGTATGTTACATACCTTTGGTATGTTGTTTCCGCCTAAAAAAGTATACACTGGCAAAGCTTCAGTGGAACAGTATCTTGAGGAGAGCGAGGACGGCGAAAGCTGCCGTTCTTTGAGCCTTGAGGAGCTTATGCTTCTGGCCCTGGCGAACCTTAACCCCGCGTTTAAGCCGTTTTTCTTCCTGTTTGGCGATACTGACCTCAGGTTGAAGACGGTTTACCCCGGCGCTATCGAGGAACTCAAGGCTCATTTTGCGGAGCTTCCGGTTTTTGGGCCCGAGGGCATGAATTTGTGGGATCTTCTGCGGGCGCCGGCCTTGGCCCATCCGGATTCCTTGACAGCCCAGCTTGAATTCATGAGGAAGCGCTGGGGCCTCCTTATCAGCAAGTACATGGGGCGGCTTCTTACGAGCCTTGATGTGATAAAAGAGGAAGACAAGCCTTTCTTCGGCGGGCCTGGTCCCACCCAGGTGATGGAATTCGGCTGGATGGAGAACGAGTACGAGCATTTCAGCCCGGACCAGGAGTGGATGCCCCGGACAGTGCTGATGGCAAAGAGTACCCTGGTGTGGTTGTACCAGCTGACCAGGAAATACCACCGGGAGATTGCCCGGCTGGATCAGATTCCCGACGAGGAGCTGGACGAGCTTTCGCGGCGGGGCTTTACGGGCCTTTGGCTCATCGGGCTGTGGGAGCGGAGCAATGCCAGCAAAACCGTGAAGCAGTGGACGGGGAACCCCGAGGCTGCCGCCAGCGCCTATAGCCTCCACGATTATGATATTGCGGAAGAGCTTGGCGGATGGGGCGCCCTGCAGAACCTGCGGGAACGCTGCTACCGCCGGGGCGTCAGGCTTGGTTCGGATATGGTGCCGAACCATACGGGCCTGGACAGCCGCTGGGTCATGGAAAACCCCGACCGCTTCCTCCAGCTCAAGTTTCCTCCCTACCCCACCTATACCTTTAACGGCGGGAATCTCTCGAACCGCGAGGGCGTTGGCATCTATCTCGAAGATCATTATTACAACCGCACCGATGCAGCGGTGGTGTTCAAGCGGGTGGATTTTCATTCCGGGGATACCCGCTACATCTACCACGGCAACGACGGGACTTCCATGCCCTGGAACGACACTGCCCAGATTGATTTCCTCAACCCCGAGGCACGGGAAGCGGTGATACGCACCATTATCGGGGTCTGCCAGCAGTTCTCCATCGTGCGTTTCGACGCTGCCATGACTTTGGCGAAGCGGCACATTCAGCGCCTGTGGTACCCCGAACCGGGCCACGGAGGAGATATCGCAAGCCGCTCGGAACATGCCCTTGCTTCCGCGGAATTCAACCGCCGTATCCCCAACGAATTCTGGCGGGAAGTGGTGGATCGCTGCGCTACCGAGGCGCCCCATACCCTGCTCCTGGCTGAAGCGTTCTGGATGATGGAAGGCTACTTTGTGCGTACATTAGGTATGCACCGGGTGTACAACTCGGCCTTCATGAACATGCTTAAAAACGAAGAGAACGCCAAGTACCGGGCCACCATAAAGAACACCCTGGAATTCGACCCCGAGGTGCTCAAGCGTTTTGTGAATTTCATGAACAACCCTGACGAGGATACCGCAGTGGCGCAGTTCGGCAAGGGGGACAAGTATTTCGGCATCGCCACCCTCCTCGTGACCATGCCTGGCCTCCCCATGTTCGGGCACGGGCAAATCGAAGGCTTCGAGGAAAAGTACGGCATGGAATACCGCCGTTCCTACCGGGACGAAAAGCCCGACCAGTACCTCATTGATCGCCACGAGCGGGAGATCTTCCCCCTTATGAAGAAGCGCCATGTTTTCTCGGGCAGCGCCGACTTCTGCCTCTACGACCTGGTGAACCCCGAGGGGAGCATCAACGAGAACGTTTTCGCCTATTCAAACCGTGCGGGGGGCGATATGGCCCTGGTGTTCTATAACAACGCCTATGGCCGCGCTTCGGGCTGGATCAGGCGGGGGGCGGTTTCGATCCCCCAAAAGGACGGCACTTCCAGGCAGGACAGCCTTTGCGAAGCCCTTTCGCTTCATGGCGAGGATCGTTTCTTTACGATCTTCAGGGAGCAGAGGGCCGGCCTTTGGTATGTGCGGTCGTCGAAAGAGATTGCCGAGCGGGGCCTTTTTGTGGGCCTCAACGGCTACGAGGCCCAGGCTTTCCTCGACATCCACGAGGCTGAAGATGTGCCTGGCGCGGAAGCAGGCAGCTGGAACGGCCGTTGGGCAAGGCTCAACTTTGAACTCAACGGCCGGGGAGTCAAGGATCTTGAAGCAGCCCTCCTTGATATCTACCTTGGCGAACTCTATGCCCCCTTCAATCTTTTCTTTAAGCCTGAAAGGATGGAGCAGCTTTCCCGCTTCTTTACTCCCGGGAGTTCCGCGGCAGAGACCGAGGAGGAGGCCCGCAATGCCCAGGCCAAGAAGGCTGAATTCGTGGACTACTTTAAACAGCCGGTGCTGGCCTTTGCCGATACCGCGGCCAAATACCTTGCAGGCATCAAGGGAGGCTACGAAGCCTTCAAGACCGAAAATGAATATGCCCCTCCGGAACAGTCCTGGGCGGGATTCTCCGCTTACCTTGAACGCCTTATCCTCATGGCTGAGACGGAGGAGGGCAAGGACATTGCGGCCCGTCCGCAGGTCGCAGTATTGGTGTTGGGTTATGGTGTGCTGACCCTGCTCCGTTCCATTCTTGGCAAAGGCTCAAACGGCGAGGAAGCCGCGCGCCTTGCCGACCATTGGCAGCTGGTCCGCAAGCTGCGCGAGTGCTGGGAGAAGCTGGGCGTCAGCGCCGATGAAGCCAGGCGCATTGCCGCCCTTGCACGCATGGTGCTTGCGAGGACCAGCCCCGCCGATCCTTCGCTCTACGCCGGTGCTCTCAAGGCTGATGAACTGGCAGCCGCCCTGGTGCTTGAGAATTACGATGCCGACGATTTCCGCCAGGCCTTGGCAGTGAACCGCTTTGAAGATATCACATGGTTCAACAAGGAAGCCTTTGAAGAAACCATTTCGCGGTCCAGCCTTTTCCTTATCCCCGAGGCCGCCATTGCTTTTGGCGATAGCGGGGAGGACACTTCGGAAAAATGGAAGAAGCGTGCCGGCGTTATCAGCGCGGCAGCCAGGAGTCTCCTCAAGGCTGAAAAAGCCTCGGGCTACAGGCTCGAGGAACTTCCCGGAGTGCTGTCCGGGGCAGGGACCAAGCAGGGGAAGGCTGCGCCCAAGCCGGCGAAAACAGCCGGCAAAGGCGCAAAAAAGGCTGAACCGAAAAAGACCAAACCGAAAAAACGCTAA
- the sppA gene encoding signal peptide peptidase SppA — MRKKTGKRRYLELNLHNAKTYPAKLGSPKIGHELETLRIIKKAGDDKNINGLLLNSSGFSANKVCLWELRSSLETFKARGKKIVAYFDNADFDLYCMLSVADRVVMDEGGILAFAGHAWGRLYAKEALAKLGIGFRELRYLDFKSANEMFSRTSLSEADKKQYGAYLDEVFNLTRTAIMQARSLSEENFNALVNGDFLLSPQAAKEKGLADTVGREEAIEGIIRELEADAKDPPDDLEIDYAVSGSASLMTHDRHASHYAPPKPGRFGKPAEIAVIYAKGNTDLDQGMAARSLSRTIFEAAEKSAVKALVVRIDSPGGSAVAADYVAQAIKEAKKQKPVVVSMGQVAASGGYWAAMYASHIMASACTLTGSIGVIAGWFYDKGLNDKLGLDLDTLSRGAHADLFTGVLIPRRDLTDAEEANYRRYILELYGDFVKKAALGRNITPEVLEPLARGRVYSGLAAQKLGLVDSIGGFIEAIETARKLAGIPEKKKTAIREYPRPKLREALMQRFFAGVVPGIDIGVLEDLRFRLSRNGEAMPILPWN, encoded by the coding sequence ATGAGAAAAAAAACCGGAAAACGGCGATATCTTGAACTCAACCTCCATAATGCCAAAACTTATCCGGCAAAGCTTGGCAGCCCAAAAATCGGCCATGAGCTTGAAACCTTGAGGATTATCAAGAAAGCGGGGGACGACAAGAACATAAACGGCTTGCTTCTCAATAGCTCAGGTTTTTCCGCAAACAAGGTCTGCCTCTGGGAATTGCGTTCCAGCCTCGAAACCTTTAAGGCAAGGGGGAAGAAGATAGTCGCCTATTTCGACAATGCCGATTTTGATCTGTATTGCATGCTCTCTGTTGCAGACAGGGTGGTCATGGACGAGGGCGGCATACTGGCTTTTGCCGGCCATGCCTGGGGCCGTCTTTATGCGAAGGAAGCCCTGGCAAAGCTGGGCATCGGCTTTAGGGAATTGCGTTATCTGGATTTTAAATCCGCCAACGAAATGTTTTCTCGCACAAGCCTTTCGGAAGCCGACAAGAAACAGTACGGTGCTTATCTTGACGAGGTCTTCAATTTAACCAGGACAGCGATCATGCAGGCCCGCTCCCTTTCGGAGGAGAATTTTAATGCCCTTGTGAACGGCGATTTTCTCCTGTCGCCCCAGGCCGCAAAAGAAAAAGGCCTGGCAGACACTGTGGGGCGTGAAGAGGCGATTGAAGGTATCATCAGGGAACTTGAAGCAGATGCCAAGGACCCTCCCGATGATTTGGAAATCGATTATGCGGTCTCAGGTTCTGCGAGCCTTATGACCCATGATCGCCATGCATCCCATTATGCTCCTCCTAAACCGGGAAGGTTCGGCAAGCCTGCCGAAATCGCGGTGATTTATGCCAAAGGCAACACTGATTTGGATCAGGGCATGGCAGCCCGGAGCCTTTCCAGGACTATATTCGAAGCTGCGGAAAAATCCGCAGTAAAAGCATTGGTGGTGCGCATTGACAGCCCCGGCGGAAGCGCTGTGGCTGCCGATTATGTAGCCCAGGCTATCAAGGAAGCGAAGAAGCAAAAGCCCGTGGTGGTGTCCATGGGCCAGGTAGCCGCCTCGGGCGGGTATTGGGCGGCCATGTACGCAAGCCATATTATGGCCTCCGCCTGCACCCTCACAGGATCAATCGGGGTAATCGCGGGGTGGTTTTACGACAAGGGCCTTAACGACAAGCTTGGCCTTGATCTTGATACCCTTAGCCGGGGCGCCCATGCGGATCTTTTTACAGGGGTCCTGATTCCCCGCCGGGATTTAACCGATGCAGAAGAAGCCAATTACCGCCGCTATATCCTCGAACTTTACGGTGATTTTGTGAAAAAAGCCGCATTAGGCCGGAACATAACGCCCGAGGTCTTGGAACCTCTTGCCCGCGGCCGGGTTTATTCGGGCCTTGCGGCGCAGAAGCTCGGCCTTGTGGACAGCATCGGCGGTTTTATCGAAGCAATAGAAACAGCTCGGAAACTCGCGGGCATTCCCGAAAAGAAAAAAACCGCAATCCGCGAATACCCCAGGCCCAAGCTCCGCGAGGCTTTGATGCAAAGGTTTTTCGCCGGGGTGGTTCCAGGGATTGACATTGGGGTTTTGGAGGATCTGCGGTTCAGGCTTTCCCGAAATGGGGAAGCCATGCCGATACTGCCGTGGAATTAA
- a CDS encoding GNAT family N-acetyltransferase — MNITIDLVRKDEKEILRNLLEKYLYEFSQYEKTDVNSLGLYGYNYLDHYWTEDRRYPCFIKAENKLAGFAMVNDYPEVKIKADYTMSEFFILFKYRNSGIGKYAADYLFDKYKGKWQLKYHPKNTVSEKFWLHVVDDYTRGKYELLKDNPQAAYADGTLGNILIFDTPYIS, encoded by the coding sequence ATGAATATAACCATCGATCTGGTTCGCAAAGATGAAAAGGAAATTTTGAGAAACCTCCTCGAAAAGTACCTCTATGAGTTCTCCCAATATGAAAAAACCGATGTGAACAGCCTGGGTTTATATGGCTATAATTACCTGGATCATTACTGGACCGAAGATAGGCGTTATCCCTGCTTCATCAAGGCTGAAAACAAATTAGCCGGTTTTGCAATGGTCAATGATTACCCGGAGGTGAAAATCAAAGCAGATTATACCATGTCCGAGTTTTTCATCCTGTTCAAATACCGGAATTCCGGAATCGGCAAATATGCCGCCGATTATCTTTTTGACAAATATAAAGGCAAATGGCAGCTCAAATACCATCCCAAAAATACGGTTTCGGAGAAATTCTGGCTCCATGTAGTTGATGACTACACCAGGGGGAAGTATGAATTACTCAAAGACAATCCCCAGGCAGCCTATGCGGATGGAACTCTTGGGAATATATTGATATTTGACACTCCCTATATTTCATGA
- a CDS encoding HD domain-containing protein, whose amino-acid sequence MAQTVDPSPPGALSGAGFSVILRGFSAIDRYLEKPPLPFIFIETNAGLQDLARIFGELRFPGVELADASVTDGGFDYYFRCLDEEDRLGTREKRGSFALLSFGLDWRTGRFLDPCGVYPLLREFRGRPFTGAEADIWKKALDVGMPTGIALILARYDPHAELAPVEWPGGLPLGPEEQRVLLTGLLLSQKPERGLQFLKDSGFVGEFWPELAQLDDVDHSKEFHPEGNVWSHTLETFQHRKPLAGGGYDLRLSLGLLLHDIGKPLAEASGARRFDGHAELGARAASRFLERLGFDQDFRDDIYYLVKNHMLPAALKRLPLTRTQEIMESPLFPALMELYRCDESSSFKGLDGYYENSAAYQAYLRYRRNPYRSADGKILGKRQRR is encoded by the coding sequence ATGGCACAGACCGTTGATCCCTCTCCGCCTGGCGCGCTCTCCGGGGCCGGGTTTTCCGTCATACTTAGGGGTTTTAGCGCTATTGACCGCTATTTGGAAAAGCCCCCTCTTCCCTTCATATTCATAGAAACCAATGCGGGTCTTCAGGATCTGGCGCGGATTTTTGGGGAGCTGCGCTTTCCCGGAGTTGAACTGGCCGATGCCTCTGTAACGGATGGCGGTTTCGACTACTATTTCCGCTGTCTGGACGAGGAAGACAGGCTGGGGACGCGGGAAAAGCGGGGCAGCTTTGCCCTTTTGAGCTTTGGGCTGGATTGGAGGACCGGGCGCTTCCTTGACCCTTGCGGAGTGTACCCCCTGCTGAGGGAGTTTCGGGGAAGGCCTTTTACCGGGGCCGAGGCTGATATATGGAAGAAAGCTTTGGATGTGGGGATGCCCACAGGCATTGCCCTGATACTTGCCCGCTACGATCCCCACGCAGAGCTTGCACCGGTTGAATGGCCGGGCGGGCTGCCCCTGGGGCCTGAGGAGCAGAGGGTTTTGCTTACAGGGCTGCTCCTTTCGCAGAAGCCTGAACGGGGGCTGCAATTTTTGAAGGATTCGGGCTTTGTGGGTGAATTCTGGCCCGAGCTTGCCCAGCTGGACGATGTGGATCATTCGAAGGAATTCCACCCCGAGGGGAATGTGTGGAGCCACACGCTGGAAACTTTCCAGCACCGCAAGCCCCTGGCCGGGGGCGGCTATGATTTGCGGCTTTCCCTGGGGCTCCTGCTCCACGATATCGGGAAGCCCCTGGCAGAAGCGTCCGGCGCCAGGCGCTTTGACGGCCATGCGGAGCTGGGCGCCAGGGCCGCAAGCCGATTTTTGGAGCGCCTGGGCTTTGACCAGGATTTTAGGGATGACATCTATTACCTGGTGAAGAACCATATGCTGCCCGCCGCCCTTAAGCGCCTGCCCCTTACCCGCACCCAGGAAATCATGGAATCGCCTCTCTTCCCTGCTTTGATGGAGCTTTACCGCTGCGACGAGTCATCGTCTTTTAAGGGGCTGGACGGCTACTACGAAAACAGCGCTGCATACCAAGCGTATCTCAGATACCGCAGGAATCCGTACCGTTCTGCAGACGGGAAGATATTGGGGAAGAGGCAGAGAAGGTAA